The nucleotide window ATACGCATACAGCCTGCGCCACAGCAGGCGGTTGAACAGCGTGACGTACAGCGCCATCACTGCCACGCCGAGAATGATGCGCGGAAAATCGCCGGCCTCGGTGTGCTGGGCGATGTAGGCGCCCAGGCCGTGCGCGGCGATTTTGGTGTCGCCCCACTGCACCATCTCGGAGACGATGCTGGCGTTCCAGGCGCCGCCGGAGGCGGTGATGGCGCCGGTCACGTAGTAGGGAAAAATGCCCGGCAGCATGCACCGACGCCACCATTGCCAGCCGCGGATGCCGAAGTTGGCCGCCACCTCGCGGTAGTCGTTGGGGTAGGCGCTGGTGCCGGCGACGACGTTGAACAGGATGTACCACTGCGTGCCCAGCACCAGGAGCGGCGAGAGCCAGATGTCCGGGTTGAGCCGCCAGTGCACGATCGCCACCACGAACACCGGAAACAGCAGGTTGGCCGGAAACGCCGCCAGAAACTGCGCCAGCGGCTGAATCCTTTCGGCCAGGCGCGGGCGCAGGCCGATCAGCACGCCCAGCGGCACCCACAGCAGCGACGACAAGGCAATCAGCACCGTCACGCGCAGCAGCGTGATGGCGCCCAGCCCCAGCACCTGGCCCACGTCGTGCCAGGTCGCCCCGGTGCTCACGTAGGCCACCAGTCGCCACAGCAGGTAAAGCACCAGCGCCAGCACGGCCAGGTTCCATGCCAGATCGACCTGGCGCGAAGGCGCGCGTGGCGCCGGGTTGACAGGGGCAGAGCGCGCAAACGCGGGCGTCAGGCGCAGGCGCGCCAGCCAGCCCAGCAGCGCGCCCAGCGGCAGCAGCAGGCGGTGCACCAGCCGCGTGCGGCGCATCAGGCCCAGCACCCACGACTGCGGCGCGCGGCCGGTGCTGGTGTCTTCCATGCGGAACTTGTCGCTCCAGGCCACCAGCGGGCGAAACAGCAGTTGGTCGTAAGCCAGGATGACCACCACCATGGTCAGGACGACCCAGCCCACGGCCGCCAGGCTCTGCTGCGCGATGGCCAGCGCCAAATACGAACCGACCCCGGGCAGGGCGATGACGTGGTCGCCCACCGTGATGGCTTCGGACGCAACGACGAAGAACCATGCGCCCGACATCGACATCATCATGTTCCACACCAGCCCCGGCATGGCGTAGGGCACTTCCAGCTTCCAGAAGCGCTGCCAGCCCGACAAGTGAAAGCCGCGCGCCACCTCGGTCAAGTCGCCTGGCAGCGTGCGCAGCGACTGGTAGAAGCTGAACGCCATGTTCCACGCCTGCGCGGTGAAGATGGCGAAGATCGCCGCCAGCTCGGCCCCCAGCACGCGCTGCGGAAACAGGCCCAGGAAGAAGGTCACGGTGAACGAAATGAAGCCCAGCACCGGCACCGACTGCAGGATGTCCAGCGCCGGAATCAGCAATTGCGCGGCGCGCCGGCTTTTGGCCGCCAGCGTGGCATAGGTGAAGGTGAACAGCAGCGATGCCACCATGGCCGCCAGCATGCGCAGCGTGGTGCGCAGCGCGTAGCCGGGCAGGTGGGCGGGGTCGAGCGACACCGGCTGCGTCTGCAGCGCGGTGATGGGTGCCGAGCTTTCGCGCCAGCCGATCACCATCATCGCCAGCAGGCCGATGATGAGCACGAAGGCCGCCGCGTCCCAGCGGTTGGGCAGCAGGCCCGTGGCCGATGCGTTCGCCGTGCGCTTTAGGTCGGGGCGGGTCTGCATGGGACGGCGATGGGTGGCGCCTGAAACAGCAGGCGCCGCATTGTTTCACACGGCGCCGCCAGTTTCGTGACAGCGGGCCAAAACTATAAAAAATATAGCTTCCCACGCTTGATGCACAAGCGCAAGCGCCCGATTTGATCAGTAACTCAGCCGCTCCGGCCGCACCTCCTGCAAGATGGTGGTGGCGATCTCTTCGATCGACTTGGTGGTGGTGGAAAGCCAGCGGATGCCGGCACGCCGCATCATGGCTTCCGCCTCGCTGATTTCCATGCGGCAATTCTCGATCGACGCATAGCGTGAATTGGGCCGCCGCTCGGAGCGGATCTCGGACAGCCGCTCGGGGGCGATGGTCAGGCCGAAGATCTTCTTCTTGTGCGGCACCAGGGCGGGGGGCATCTGCTGGCGCTCAAAATCCTCGGGAATCAGCGGGTAGTTGGCCGCCTTCAACCCGTGCTGCATCGCCAGGTACAGGCTGGTGGGCGTCTTGCCGCTGCGGCTGACGCCGATCAGGATGACCTCGGCCGCTTCCAGGTCGCGGTTGCTCTGGCCATCGTCGTGCGCCAGGCTGAAGTTGATGGCCTCGATGCGGTCGTGATAGGCCTGCGACTTGCTCACGTCCGAAAAGCGCCCCACGCGGTGGTGGCTGGTGATGCCGATCTCGGCCTCGATCGGCGCCACGAAGGTGCCGAACATGTCCAGCAGCATGGCTTTGCACCCGCCCTGGATGATGGCCAGCACTTCGCGATCCACCAACGTGGTGAAGACGATGGGGCGCTTGCCTTCCAGCTCGCCCACGTGGTTGACCTGGCGCACGGCCTGGTGCGCCTTGTCCGGCGTGTCGACGAAAGGCAGGCGCACGCGGCGCGGCGCGAAATCGAACTGCGCGAGGATCGCGTTGCCAAAGGTTTCGGCGGTGATGCCAGTGCCATCGGAGATGAAGAAGACGGTGCGGTCGGGCATGGTGCGGTCAGGCGCTACATACAATCGGCTCCCATTATGCGAACCTGCGCTGCCCGGCCACGCAAAAGCACGACAAAGGCCCGCCACCGACCCGCGTTCGCCCCGGTTTTCAAACTCTGGAGCTTTCCCCATGTCCACCCTGTTCGAGCCGACCACCCTGGTCGTGCCTTTCGAGTCCTTGAGGATGACCGACGTCGATTCGGTCGGCGGCAAGAACGCCAGCCTTGGCGAAATGATCAGCCAGCTGCCACAAGGCGTGCGCGTGCCCACGGGCTTTGCCACCACGGCGCATGCGTTTCGCCAGTTTCTGGCCCACGACGGTCTGGCCGAGCGCATCCGCCAGCGCCTGGCCGTGCTCGACACCGAAGACGTGCGCGCGCTGGCCGAAGCCGGCGCGCAGATTCGCGGCTGGATCGAGGCGCAGCCCTTTCCTGACGATCTTGAAAAAACCATTCGCGACGCCTTCGCCACGCTGAGCGCGGGCAACGATCAGGCCAGCTTCGCCGTGCGCTCGTCCGCCACGGCAGAGGATTTGCCCGATGCCTCGTTTGCCGGCCAGCAGGAGACCTTTCTCAACGTGGTGGGCATCGACGCCGTGCTGCACAAGATGAAAGAGGTGTTCGCCAGCCTGTACAACGACCGCGCCATCAGCTACCGCGTGCACAAGGGCTTTGCGCACGACGTGGTGGCGCTGTCGGCGGGCGTGCAGCGCATGGTGCGCAGCGACCTGGGCGCCGCGGGCGTCATGTTCACCATCGACACCGAAAGCGGGTTCGACCAAGTGGTGTTCATCACCAGCAGCTACGGCCTGGGCGAGACGGTGGTGCAAGGCGCCGTGAACCCCGACGAGTTCTACGTGCACAAGCCGATGCTGCAAGCCGGCAAGCGTGCCGTGATCCGGCGCAACCTCGGTAGCAAGCTGATCCAGATGGTGTTTGCGACGCCGCAGGAAAAATCCGCGTCGGGCAAGCTGGTGAAGACCATCGACGTGCCTGCCGAGCAGCGCAACCGCTATTCGCTGACCGACGAAGACGTCGAGCAACTGGCGCGCTACGCCCTGGTCATCGAGCAGCACTACGGCCGCCCGATGGACATCGAGTGGGGCAAGGACGGCGGCGACGGCCAGATCTACATCCTGCAGGCGCGGCCCGAAACCGTGAAGAGCCAGCAGCAGGGCAAGACCGAGCAGCGCTACAAACTCAAGAGCAGCGGCGCCGTGCTGGCCGAGGGCCGCGCCATCGGCCAGAAAATCGGCACCGGCCCCGTGCGGCTGGTGAGCGACATCGCCCAAATGGACCAGGTGCAGCCGGGCGACGTGCTGGTGACCGACATGACCGACCCCAACTGGGAACCGGTGATGAAGCGCGCCAGCGCCATCGTCACCAACCGCGGCGGGCGCACCTGCCACGCCGCCATCATCGCGCGCGAGCTGGGCATTCCGGCGGTGGTCGGCTGTGGCGACGCGACCTCGGTGCTGAAGGACGGCACGCTGGTCACCGTGAGCTGCGCCGAGGGCGACACCGGCCACATCTACGACGGCCTGCTGGAGACCGAAGTCACCGAAGTGCAGCGCGGCGAGATGCCGCCCATCGCCACCAAGATCATGATGAACGTGGGCAACCCGCAATTGGCGTTTGACTTCGCCCAGCTGCCCAACGAGGGCGTGGGCCTGGCGCGGCTCGAATTCATCATCAACAACAACATTGGCGTACACCCGAAGGCCATCCTCGACTACCCGCAAGTCGATCCCGACCTGAAGAAGGCGGTGGAAAGCGTGGCGCGCGGCCATGCCAGCCCGCGCGCCTTTTACGTCGACAAAGTGGCTGAAGGCGTGGCCACGATTGCCGCCGCCTTCTGGCCCAAGCCGGTGATCGTTCGCCTGTCGGATTTCAAGAGCAACGAATACCGCAAGCTGATCGGCGGCAGCCGTTACGAGCCCGAAGAAGAAAACCCCATGCTGGGTTTTCGCGGCGCGGCGCGCTACATCAGCGCCGACTTCCGCGAGGCGTTTGCCATGGAATGCGAGGCGCTCAAGCGCGTGCGCGACGAGATGGGCCTGACCAACGTGCAGGTGATGGTGCCCTTCGTGCGCACGCTGGCGCAGGCCGAGCGCGTGACGCAGTTGCTCGCCGACAAGGGCTTGGCGCGCGGAAGCAATGGCTTGAAGGTCGTGATGATGTGCGAGGTACCCAGCAACGCCATCCTCGCGGATGAGTTCCTGCAATTCTTCGACGGCTTTTCGATCGGCTCCAACGACCTGACGCAGCTCACCCTGGGGCTGGACCGCGACAGCGGCATGGCGCTGCTGGCAGCCGACTTCGACGAACGAGATCCGGCCGTCAAGGCCATGCTGCAACGCGCGATCCAGGCCTGCAGGCGCCAAGGCAAATATGTGGGCATCTGCGGCCAGGGCCCGAGCGATCACCCCGACTTCGCGCGCTGGCTGGCCGACGAAGGCATCGCGTCGATCTCGCTCAACCCGGACAGCGTGATCGCCACCTGGACACTGCTGGCGACATGACGGGCGGGATACTTCACACAGCAGCCTGACGAACCGCCGTGCAGGCCACGCCGACTACCATGAAAAACGCAGCTGCTCGCGCTGGCTGGTTGCGCACTGCACTGCTTTTTCTTTGGGTATTGGCTTCTTTTGGCGTGGCTTTTTTTGCGCGCGAGCTGGATCAGGTGGTGGCCGGCTGGCCGCTCAATTTCTGGCTGGCGGCGCAAGGCAGCGTGCTGGTGTTCATCGGCATCGTGATGGTCTACGCGTGGTGGATGAACCGGTGCCACGTGGCGTCACCTGACAGCCCCGGACGCGAGGGCGACTGAGGTGCCAGGCGCGCCAAGCGCCTACGAGTGGCGCCTGCATCGCCACCTGTTGTTGTTCGTTGCCGGTTTCATCGGTTTTTTGCTGCTGATGCACTGGGCCGAGCGCGCCGGCCTGTCGCGCGGGTGGATCGGACCGATCTTTCTGTTTCTGTCGGTCATGCTGTATGCCTGCATCGGCATTTACTCGCGCACCACCGACCCCGAAGACTTCTACGTCGCCGGCCGCCGCATTCCCGCCATGTACAACGGCATGGCCACGGCGGCCGATTGGATGAGCGCGGCGTCGTTCATCAGCCTGTCGGGCGCGCTCTACCTGCAAGGCTTTTCGGGCACCACGGCGCAGCCGGGCGGGCTGGCCTATGTGCTGGGCTGGACGGGCGGCTTCTGCCTGGTGGGGCTGCTGATCGCGCCACGCCTGCGGGCGATGGCCCTGTACACGGTGCCCGACTTCTACGCCGTGCGCTTTGGCGGCCGCTGGCCGCGCTTGCTGGCTGCGCTGGGGGCGGTGGCCTGCTCATTCATGTACGTGGTGGCGCAGATCTATGGCATCGGGCTCATCGCCTCGCGCCTCACCGGCGTGCAATTTGAAATCGGCATCCTGCTGGGATTGGGCGGCGTGCTGCTGTGCAGTTTTCTGGGCGGCATGCGCGCGATCACCTGGACGCAGGTGGTGCAGTACGCGGTGCTGCTGCTGGCATTTTTGATCCCCGTGTCGTGGCTGGCCTACAAGCAGCTTGGCACACCGCTGGCGCCGCTGGCATACGGCGCGCAGTTGAGCAAGATCGCGCAAATGGAAGAGCGCCTGATCAACGATCCGGGCGAGCGCGAAGTGCGCGCGGCCTACGCCGCGCGGGCGGCCGAACTCGCTGCCCGATTGAAAGACCCCGTCGCCGCCCTCGCGCGTGAACGCGAGCGGCTCGAAGCGCACATCCGCATGCTCAAAGCACGGGGTGCGGATTTTTCGCTGGTGATGGCGGCGCGGCGCGAGCTGGCCGGGCTGCCACACGACGTCGCCAGCGCGCGCGAACTGTGGGGCCGCGCGATGAACGAGGCGCAGGAACGGTCGCATCCGCTCGGCGGCCTGCCGCGCCATGGGCAGGCTTTCTCGGGCGACCCGCACGGCACGGCGGCCGAGCGCGCCGAATTCCAGACTTCGCGACTCAATTTTCTGGCGTTGATGTTCTGTCTGATGATTGGCACGGCGAGCCTGCCGCACCTGCTGACGCGCTTCTACACCACCGCCAGCGTAGCGGAAACCCGGCGCTCCGTCGGCTGGTCGCTGGTGTTCATCGCCCTGCTCTACCTCAGCACGCCGGCGCTGGCGGTACTGGTCAAATACGAGGTGATGAACGGGCTGGTCGGCAGCAGCTTCGATCAGCTGCCGGCCTGGATCGCTCAATGGGCGCGCGTCGACCCGGGGCTGATCTCGGTGCAGGACATCAATGGCGACCGCATTCTGCAGTTTGGCGAGATCCGCCTCGGCGCCGACATGATCATGCTGGCCACGCCCGAGCTTGGTGGCCTGCCCTACGTGGTGTCGGGTCTGGTGGCGGCGGGCGGGCTGGCCGCGGCGCTCTCGACCGCCGACAGCCTGCTCCTCACCATCAGCAACGCGCTGGTGCACGACACCGTACCCACCAAGCACGGGCAGGTGCGCGTGACGGACAACCACGTGATCCTGTCGAAGTTCATGCTGCTGGCGGCGGCCATGCTGGCGGCGTCGGTTGCGGCCACCAAGCCGGCCGAGATCTTGATGCTGGTCACCGCCTCGTTTTCGCTGGCTGCCGCCATCTTCTTTCCGTCACTGGTTCTCGGGCTGTTCTGGCGCGGAGCCACGCGGCGCGGCACGGTCGCCGGGATGTTGGTGGGTGCGGGCTTGACGGTCGGCTACATGCTGCTGACCTCACCGTCGCTGCGTGCGTGGTGGGGCCTGGGCGCGGATGGCCTGTGGTGGGGCATACAGCCGATCTCGGCCGGCATCTTCGGCGTGCCCGCGGGGTTTGTCACCATCGCGCTGGTGTCGCTTTGGGATGCGTGGCGCGGCGCACGCTGAACGTGGCAATCACAGGTTGACACGTTAGCGCCCGAAAAAGAAAAGCGCCCGATCAGGGCGCTTTTTTTTGTACTCCATCACGCCTTAGCGTGATACCGCCGCCGGGGCGGGGGGCAGGATCCTGGCTTTGTAGCGGGCCTTCAGCAGATCGTAGTAGCTGCGCCCTTCAGCCGCTCCCCACAGCTGATCGTAACGCGCGCGGCTTTCCGCCTGCTGTTCGGACGTCTGCTCGGGGCGCGGCAGCACCTTGTCGACACGCGCCACCGCATAGCCCTCGGCTCCCAGATCGATGCCGACAAACGCCGGCAGCTTGGCGGGATCGGCACGCAGCACGGCCTCGACCAGCGGCACGGGTTGACCTTGCGGTGCCTCGCGCGAGAGCACGGTCGCCGCCGGCAGCCCGGTGGCCGACTGCGGCTGCTCGCTCCAGGCCTTAAGGCGGGCCTGGCCGTCCTGGCGCGCCAACTCGGCCGCGCGCTGGCTGACCAAGGCGCGGCGCACTTCGGTCTGCACTTCGGCAAACGGGCGCGCATGGGCCGGGCTGTGCGACAAGATGCGGCCAGACGCCAACTGGTTGCCGCCCAGGTCGACCGCCTCGGTGTTGCGCTTCTTGTCCACCGAGTCGGGGGCGAAAAGCGCGTTCAGAAACTTGGCGTTGGCGAGCGCGCCGCTCGCACCGGGCGCCGGCACGCGGTGCAGGTTGTCGGCCGTCTGGATGGTGAGCTGGAGCTTGTCGGCCACCGGTTTCAAGCTGTCCGATTGCTCGTACACGCCGTTGCGGAATTCCTCGGCCATTTCGCTGAACCGCGTCTGCGCCAACTGGGTGCGCATCTTGTCTTCGAGTTGAGCGCGCATCTGCTCGAAGGCCGGGATGGCCGCTGCCTTGATCTCGGTCAGCTGCACGATGTGGTAGCCGAAATCGCTCGGCACCACATCGCTGATGTCGCCCACCTTGGCCAGGCCGAAAGCGGCCTGCGCAATCGCCGGATCAAGGCCCTTGTTGCGCTCGAAAGTGCCCAGATCGCCGCCGCTTGGCGCACTGGTGTCGTCCTGCGAAGACTTGCGCGCGACCTCGGCAAAGGTGCCGGGGGCCTGACGCAGCTGCGCCAGCAACGCCTCCGCGGCGCTTTTGGCCTTGTCGCGCTCGGCCGCCGGTGCGTCCTTGGGCGCGGCGATCAAGATGTGGCTGGCGCGCCGTTGCTCGGGTGTACCAAAGGACGAGGCATTTTGCTGATAGTAGGTGCGCAAGTCCTGCTCGCTGACGTTCACCGACTTCTTGATGCTGTCCAGATCAAGCACGATGTACTCGACCTTGACCGATTCCGGCGCCTGATACTGCGGCAGGTGGGACTGGTAGTAGGCCTGCAGATCGGCATCCGTCGGGCTGATCTTGGCGGCGTAAGCGGCCGGAGCGAAAGGCACGATGCGCACCTCACGGCGTTCCAGGAGGGCGTTCATCGCCACATCGACCTGGGCCTGGCTGGTGAAGCCCGACCCCAACACGCCCGCCAGCACCTGGCGAGTCGCGAGGTCGCGCCGCACGTTGGCTTCGAAGCCCTCGGGTGTGAGCCCCTGGGTGCTCAGCAACTGGCGGTAGCGCTCCATGTCCAGGCTGCCATCGGCGCGGCGCAATCCGGCGATGGTCGGGTCACGCTCAAGCTCGGCGGCGAGCCTGGCGTCGGTCACCATGAGATGGTCGTCGGCCGCCGCCGCGGCCAGCACGCGCTCTTGCACCAGCCGCTCGAGCGTGGCGCGCTTGAGCGCGGGTGCGTCCAGCAGCGCCACGTCGAGCGAGGGATTGGCAGCGCGCAGCCGATCCACTTCCATGCGGTGCGCGTTGTCCCATTCCATCTGAGAGATGGGCTTGCCGTTGACGCTCGCCACCTCGGTGGCGCCATGGTTGAACCGGCTATAGCCTTCGATGCCAAACATCACGAAGGACGGGATGACCAGCAAAAACAGCACAACCATGATGAGCTTGGTGTGCCGGCGGATGAATTCGAACATGCGCGAAACTCTTGATGAATGCGGCCGCGAGAAAATGAAAAAGGCGAACCGGGGTTCGCCTTTGCCTTGACGGTAGAGAGTGGTGGGTGCTGAGGGGTTCGAACCCCCGACCTACGCCTTGTAAGGGCGCCGCTCTACCAACTGAGCTAAGCACCCCACCTGAACCGATTGATCAGCCAATCAATTCAACGCGTCTTTCAGCGCCTTGCCAGGACGGAACTTGGGCACCTTGGCGGCCTTGATTTTAATCGTTGCGCCGGTGCGGGGGTTGCGGCCCGAACGTGCCGCGCGCTTGCCAACGGCAAAGGTGCCGAAGCCCACCAGCGACACCGTGCCCCCCTTGCGCAGGGTGGTCTTGACGGCGCCGATGGTGGCTTCCAGGGCGCGCGTGGCCGCCGCCTTGGAAATGTCGGCGTTCTTGGCAATGTGCTCGATCAGTTCGGTTTTGTTCACGAATATGTCCCTCTCTCATGAAGATTCAAGAATCCTGAAGGCGACTGCGGCATTGGTCGGTCATCTGGCCGGCTCTTGCGGTTTGCTCGACCCGTCATCGACCCGATGATCGGCGCGGACCAGGCCGTGGCGGCCGGCTCGCGTCGACAAACCCCCGTCGGCGAGCGATGCATTCTAGACGCAATTGGTCAGCGCCAAGCCCCCTGTGTACCCTGCTTATGCGCTGGCGCAACAGCCGATGGCCATTTCGATGCATGGTGCGTGACGCATTCGGCGATCGGCCCGGCGGCGTCCCACTTCAGCGGTTGAGCGCCGCGCCCGGCCGCACAACCAAGCCGACCCCCAGCGCCGTGATGCCGATGCCGATCACGGTGGTCAGTGTGACCGGCTCGGCGAACAGCAGCCACGCCATCACCGCCGTCGTCGGGGGCACCAGATACATCAGGCTGGTCACCGACGCCGCCGCGCCGCGCTGAATCAGCAGATACAAAAGCGAGCTGCCGCCCAGGGTCAATCCCCGCACCGACCATGCCATGGCCCCGGCCGACTGCGCGTTCCAGCGGAAGGCCTCGGGCTCCAGCAATGCCAGAGGTATTGTCACCAGCGCGGCGGCCAGCAGCTGTATGGTGTTCGCGGTGCGCACGTCGCAAGGCTTGACAAAGCGCTTCTGATAGAGCGTGCCGGCCGTGATGCACAGCAGTGCAAACACCGCCCACGACAGATTGACAGCCGTCACGTGATCGCCCGCTTGCCCCTGGGTGAGCTTGCGCCACACCACCAGCACCAAACCGCCAAAACCCATCAGCAGCCCCAGCCACTGGCGGCCGCTGACACGGCTGGCCGCCGTGCCGGTGACCGACAGCCAGATGGCCGTCAGCACCGGCTGGATACCGACGATGAGCGCCGACAAGCCCGAACCCATACCCCCCTTGACCGCCGCCCACACGCCGCCCAGGTAACCCGCGTGCATCAGCGCGCCGGTCGCGCCCAGGTGGAGCCACTCGATGCCGGTTTGCGGCCAACGCACCCGCGCGACGGCGATCCACATCCCAAAGCAGACGATCGACAGCAGGTAGCGGTACAGCAGGAAGGTGAACGGCGGCGCGTGCGGCATGCCGTAGCGCGCCACGATGAAGCCCGTGGCCCAGATCAGCACGAACACCGCCGGCATCCAGCGGATCAGCAGCGCCCGAGCGTGGTCGTCAGTGGTCATGCATCACCCATTTCAAATGGCCGTGGCGCAGGCCAGGCCGGAACGCCGAGGAACGGGCTTGGCCCGGCCACTGGCGTTGTCCTCCTGGGGGAAGACGCCGCAGGCGGCTCAGGAGGGATGTCATTCCACCCGAGCGCGAATCTCAGGCAAGGCTTTTTGCAGGTAGTACACCATCGACCACACCGTCAGCACCGCCGACACCCAGATCAGGATCTGACCCCACCAGCGCGTGTCGATCGCATCCAGCACCCGTCCGTCGTACAGCAGAAACGGGATCGCCACCATCTGCACCGTGGTCTTGACCTTGCCCAGCATGTGCACCGCCACGCTCTTGCTGGCGCCGATCTTGGCCATCCACTCGCGCAGCGCCGAGATAGCGATCTCGCGCCCGATGATGATCAGCGCCACGAAGACGTCGGTGCGCTGCAGATGCACCAGCACCAGCAGCGAGGCGCAGACCAGGAACTTGTCCGCCACCGGATCCAGAAAGGCACCGAACGACGAGGTCTGATTCAGCCGGCGCGCCAGAAAACCGTCCAGCCAATCGGTCCAGGCGAAGACGACGAACATCACCGTGGCCGTCAGGTTGGCAGTCTGCGGCTCGATCGGCAGATAAAACACCCCCACGATGAGCGGAATCGCGACGATGCGCGTCCAGGTCAGCAAGGTGGGCACGGTGAAGAACATGGCGGCGATTGTGTCATGCGACCGCGAACGCGGCGGCGCTAGGGACAGCGCCCAAGATCACTACATTTTTAATAGCTCCTTGCGCTTGTCCCTCAATCTCCAGAGGCACTTTTTGCATGAAAGCAGGCTCTCAGTGCAGCGCCCGGTAGATCTCCTCGGCCAGCGCGCGCGAGATGCCCTCCACCGTCATCAGATCCTGCACGCTGGCCGCCTCCACACCGCGCACGCCGCCAAAGCGCTGCAGCAGGCGCGCGCGCTTGCGCGGGCCGACGCCGGCAATCTCCTCGATGCGGCTGCCGCCCACGCGCACCTTGGCGCGCTGCGCGCGCATGCCGGTGATGGCGAAGCGGTGCGCCTCGTCGCGGATCTGCGCCACCAGCATCAGCGCGGCCGAATCGCGGCCCAGCCAGACCTTCTCGCGCCCGTCGGCGAATACCAGCTCTTCGAGGCCGACCTTGCGGCCCTCGCCTTTCTCGACGCCGACGATCAGCGACACGTCCAGCCCCAGCTGCTCGAACACCTCGCGCGCCATGCTGACCTGGCCCTTGCCGCCATCGACCAGCACCAGATCGGGCATGCGCGCGGCGGTGGTCATCGCCTCGCTGCCCTGCTCGCGCAGCGTCTCGGCAATCTTGCCGTAGCGGCGCTCCAGCACCTGGCGCATGGCGGCGTAGTCGTCGCCCGGCGTGATGCCGGTGATGTTGTATCGGCGGTACTGCCCACTTTGCATGCGGTGGCTTTGAAACACCACGCAGCTGGCCTGCGTCGCCTCGCCCGCCGTGTGGCTGATGTCGAAGCATTCGATGCGCAGATCGTCCAGGTTCTCGTCGGCCAGATCCAGCGCCTCAGCCAGCGCGCGGGTGCGCGCCTGCTGCGAACCCTCTTCGGCCAGCAGCCGCGCCAGTTGCAACGAAGCGTTCTGGCGCGCCATGTCCAGCCACACGCGGCGCTCACCGCGCGGCGCGTGGGTGGCGGTGATTCTGGATTCCTCCTTGTCGCCGAGCGCCTTGAGCAACGACGCACTGACCGGCTCGCTGGCGATGAGCTGCGCGGGCGCGGGCACGTTCAGGTAATGTTGGGCGATGAAGGCGTCGAGCACCTGCGCCTCCACGGTGGGCAGCTCGCCGTCGTCGCGTTCGGCGGCCAGCGCGTGCGCGTCTTCCACATGACTGGGAAAGTAAGCGCGGTCGCCCAGATGCCGCCCGCCGCGCACCATGGCCAGGTTGACGCAGGCGCGCCCGCCCTGCACCTTCACCGCCAGGATGTCAACGTCGGCGTCGCCGCCCACTTCCACCGCCTGCTGGTGCAGCACGCGCGAGAGCGCGGCCATCTGGTTGCGGATGTCGGCCGCCTGCTCGAACTGAAGTGCTTCGGCGTGCGCCATCATGCGCTGCTCCAGCGTGCGCAGCAGCTCCTGCGTCTCGCCGCGCAGAAACTGCTCGGCATGCGCCACATCGGCGGCGTAGTCGTCGTCGCTGATCAGCCGCACGCAGGGGCCGCTGCAGCGCTTGATCTGGTACAGCAGACAAGGCCGCGTGCGGTTCGCGAACACCGTGTCCTCGCAGGTGCGCAGGCGAAACACCTTTTGCATCAGCTGGATCGTGTCCTTGACCGCCCAGGCGCCCGGGTAGGGACCGAAATAGCGGTGCCGCTTGTCGGTGCTGCCGCGGTAGTAGGCCATGCGCGGGTACGCATCCGCGCGCGGCGCGCCTGGGCCGGGGTCGGGCACGAGCCT belongs to Ottowia testudinis and includes:
- the pgsA gene encoding CDP-diacylglycerol--glycerol-3-phosphate 3-phosphatidyltransferase; translated protein: MFFTVPTLLTWTRIVAIPLIVGVFYLPIEPQTANLTATVMFVVFAWTDWLDGFLARRLNQTSSFGAFLDPVADKFLVCASLLVLVHLQRTDVFVALIIIGREIAISALREWMAKIGASKSVAVHMLGKVKTTVQMVAIPFLLYDGRVLDAIDTRWWGQILIWVSAVLTVWSMVYYLQKALPEIRARVE
- a CDS encoding VC_2705 family sodium/solute symporter, whose amino-acid sequence is MPGAPSAYEWRLHRHLLLFVAGFIGFLLLMHWAERAGLSRGWIGPIFLFLSVMLYACIGIYSRTTDPEDFYVAGRRIPAMYNGMATAADWMSAASFISLSGALYLQGFSGTTAQPGGLAYVLGWTGGFCLVGLLIAPRLRAMALYTVPDFYAVRFGGRWPRLLAALGAVACSFMYVVAQIYGIGLIASRLTGVQFEIGILLGLGGVLLCSFLGGMRAITWTQVVQYAVLLLAFLIPVSWLAYKQLGTPLAPLAYGAQLSKIAQMEERLINDPGEREVRAAYAARAAELAARLKDPVAALARERERLEAHIRMLKARGADFSLVMAARRELAGLPHDVASARELWGRAMNEAQERSHPLGGLPRHGQAFSGDPHGTAAERAEFQTSRLNFLALMFCLMIGTASLPHLLTRFYTTASVAETRRSVGWSLVFIALLYLSTPALAVLVKYEVMNGLVGSSFDQLPAWIAQWARVDPGLISVQDINGDRILQFGEIRLGADMIMLATPELGGLPYVVSGLVAAGGLAAALSTADSLLLTISNALVHDTVPTKHGQVRVTDNHVILSKFMLLAAAMLAASVAATKPAEILMLVTASFSLAAAIFFPSLVLGLFWRGATRRGTVAGMLVGAGLTVGYMLLTSPSLRAWWGLGADGLWWGIQPISAGIFGVPAGFVTIALVSLWDAWRGAR
- a CDS encoding SurA N-terminal domain-containing protein; this translates as MFEFIRRHTKLIMVVLFLLVIPSFVMFGIEGYSRFNHGATEVASVNGKPISQMEWDNAHRMEVDRLRAANPSLDVALLDAPALKRATLERLVQERVLAAAAADDHLMVTDARLAAELERDPTIAGLRRADGSLDMERYRQLLSTQGLTPEGFEANVRRDLATRQVLAGVLGSGFTSQAQVDVAMNALLERREVRIVPFAPAAYAAKISPTDADLQAYYQSHLPQYQAPESVKVEYIVLDLDSIKKSVNVSEQDLRTYYQQNASSFGTPEQRRASHILIAAPKDAPAAERDKAKSAAEALLAQLRQAPGTFAEVARKSSQDDTSAPSGGDLGTFERNKGLDPAIAQAAFGLAKVGDISDVVPSDFGYHIVQLTEIKAAAIPAFEQMRAQLEDKMRTQLAQTRFSEMAEEFRNGVYEQSDSLKPVADKLQLTIQTADNLHRVPAPGASGALANAKFLNALFAPDSVDKKRNTEAVDLGGNQLASGRILSHSPAHARPFAEVQTEVRRALVSQRAAELARQDGQARLKAWSEQPQSATGLPAATVLSREAPQGQPVPLVEAVLRADPAKLPAFVGIDLGAEGYAVARVDKVLPRPEQTSEQQAESRARYDQLWGAAEGRSYYDLLKARYKARILPPAPAAVSR
- a CDS encoding DMT family transporter, producing MTTDDHARALLIRWMPAVFVLIWATGFIVARYGMPHAPPFTFLLYRYLLSIVCFGMWIAVARVRWPQTGIEWLHLGATGALMHAGYLGGVWAAVKGGMGSGLSALIVGIQPVLTAIWLSVTGTAASRVSGRQWLGLLMGFGGLVLVVWRKLTQGQAGDHVTAVNLSWAVFALLCITAGTLYQKRFVKPCDVRTANTIQLLAAALVTIPLALLEPEAFRWNAQSAGAMAWSVRGLTLGGSSLLYLLIQRGAAASVTSLMYLVPPTTAVMAWLLFAEPVTLTTVIGIGITALGVGLVVRPGAALNR
- a CDS encoding HU family DNA-binding protein, with protein sequence MNKTELIEHIAKNADISKAAATRALEATIGAVKTTLRKGGTVSLVGFGTFAVGKRAARSGRNPRTGATIKIKAAKVPKFRPGKALKDALN